Below is a window of Humulus lupulus chromosome 2, drHumLupu1.1, whole genome shotgun sequence DNA.
GTGTAGTGAGATAAAGAATcatgttattatttttttaaaaaaataattaatatggtaaataggaaaTAGGAGAAAACGTACCTAAAAAAAGTGTGAAGagtttttaattttagatatttagatagtttaaatattatagttttttcttttttaattattaactaataattttatagatatttggATAGTGTAGATAttatagttttttcttttttttaattattaactaataatcataaatttgaaaaagaagaattaaaaaatgtgaaaaatttagaaaatagaaagagtggtttgttttttttaataaaaaaatcattaatatgGTAAATATGAAATAGGAGAAAACGTACCTAAAAAAACGTGTGAAGAGTTTTTAAGTTTAGATATTTATAGATATTTAGCTAGTAACTACTAATAATTCAatagtatgattttttttaaataaatttaaaaaataattatatgtgaaaaatttagaaaatagaaGGAgtggtttgtttttttttaaaaaaaaataattattatggtaAATAGGAAATAGGAGAAAACGTACCTAAAAAAACGTGTGAAGagtttttaattttagatatttagaTAGTAACTACTAATATTTTCAATagtatgatttttttatataaatttaaaaaataattatatatattattactcGTGATTTACCcataaataattacataaatttCTGGTAAATATTTAATAGATGATTCTAATCAgtttgataataataattattataacaatttgacatttaaaattaataataataaatatttttttagaaataagACTATCATACGTAATTATATTAAAAGCTCTTGTATACATGTATAATTTATACTAATGTGTAACtaaatttaaactaatatttaaaattaataataataaatatttttttagaaataagACTATCATACGTAATTATATTAAAACCTCTTGTACACATATATAATCTATACTAATGTGTAACTAAATTTAAACTAATGTGTAActaagttaattttttttaaaaaagtaaacGTGTTAATGTGGATAGTGtaatgtttcttttcttttttttaaacaaaaaagaaaatacatttaaaaaaaaaaaagacgtgTAGTGAGATAAAGAATcatgttattatattatatataacatgagatatttatatatataatattattaatttaaataaataacttgtaaatatcttatttaaatttaaactaatatgcaactaaaattcataaaatgaatcaaaaaattaatctaaaggagaaaatagaaaaagtgttttgaagagattttagagtgccacatcatctaTTTGaaactcttatatatatatatatatatattctaaaaaaaatatgtGCTTCACATCAACCTCCGCATCTTTTGTTACTGCGGAATTGTCCATTAAAATTACAATCtataaaatatttatgtttacccaaaaacagacgttgatgacgtggcaatgatTTCTCACACGTAGTTGACATGTGGCAGAGTCAAGATAAGGAggtgttgttcgattatcgaTCAGCGACCCGTTGCTTCATCAAAACTCACGATTggatgcgaccaggctggtcgtatgcttcggtttatttccttaaaagattgtaatcttataattactacgttgattatttcctctttattgccttgatacacagatattaagaagagttaaggcccattggcccatgtaaccccccttgagcctataaattggcatgagagagctcaaggagggactttttgacctttgaatctttttcctgaatactaAGAGAAAGAGCATACaatgcgattatccatcgtcttgttgtaattctcccaaggtttgtgaaactcaagaaccctagttctttgatcacagcattgggattcaatattaataatagcactaagtggacgtaggtcattaaaaattctttggggtcgaaccactataaatcgtctgtgtctattctttaccattagattaaactcttgactattatctcatttcttgtcgtatttctgactccgtgtcgttggccaaatcgagggtcaacattctggtgctttcattgagagtttgataaAAAGCTTTAAGAAAATgaaatggcaaagacatctaagaaagcTGGACCGGCCGCTGgtgctgcatcatctcaaccacctcctccaaatgtggcggagaatgaaccacatttagagtttgaagaggaggagttggatacggaaacactgagggcaacactgggggtgttttAGGATGAGTtcgccaatctgagggccaatcaggagaacgcagcggagacaatggcgctacagcagagagaaattgaacgtcAGTGCCAGAAGAAGAGTGAGCTGCAGGCGGACATGGActgtcgacagagggatgccatggccgctcttgaagcagccattcaactggctCAAGGGCAGGCTACGCCGGCCTCTCAGCCAGATCATCCACCGAGCACGCCACCAcagcgggctcccaatccaagtcctctgCTCCAGCCAATATGCCCCCAAAGGTCGGAGCAGCCACccgtggctcaggatgatgtcccaattcgggatcctgagcagcagcctccatcttaagctggtcgaggcaatccccaacgccagaggcaaaatagggtcgggaaaccacctcacagccctagacgcccaggggacgaagagtgaaatccaccgagcagggggtagcgtccttctgccaacagaaggaacaatgAATCAGGCTCTGCAAtcagaggccccccacggcataacaatgcacagggacccaatgaccagcgcaggcctccccctgacgctcgggaaattccagcccgaagaggaaatagcgtgaacagccggtcacgTCGTAGTCGGCCATAGTTTAGAAAtgtccatgactataatgaagccgattctggcagaggaaatgttgtttggaggaatgaggaaagaggtggagacagaagccccccacctagagataATAGGCCAACAAGCCATAACGCTAGGGGGCAACCCAAACAAgacaacgtctttgatcggctaggagttagtgaGCAGAGGCGCAGGGATGAAGATTTGAGAGACGTGCTCAGCGACTgtcgtgagaggcacgatgagtacgctcctccgacACCGGTCGTCCCAGCAATCCCGGAAGCAGTTCAGGcacagattgatgctctgaaccaggcagtacaacaactggtcgggggtcgaacatcccacatagagtacgatcggaggaggggcactccatttgtgcaagGGATTGTTATGGtggaaacccccagtaaattcaaaatgccagtactgtcgaactttgatgggtacgaagtcccagtatctcatgtaaaaaaatttgagatacaaatggatattcagaaggtgtcggacgatgcccgctgcaggatcttccctgccaaACTTTCTTACattgcccaggagtggttctttaagttccctcctgcaagtatagtatcctgggaaatgttcgtctatgagttttacggacaattctatgcgggtcgcgtacaccccacagaggccaaccagctggtcgagatacgccaaaaggagggagagcccttgaaggagcacgtccagtgctttatgcgagcagtggctggagccaagacagtgggcgatgaaggcaaaatgatggccctaactactggggttagatgccattctcccctctggagtagcctaagaaagaatggggtaagaagtacccaggagattttggatcaagctgatcgatacatcaagctcgaggatgcgatttcCAATGAAGGAAAATCGCCCACaaaggacaaggggccaaaggaagaacccgccaaagccgccaacgggtcagagaaacccaatggcaacggcaacggaaatggcagaaatagtggaaaacgggcgaacaatgaGCTATCGGCATCGACAATAAACGTCCCAAAGGCAATcaatatgagccgagattcaccaactgcacggcccttgtcgaaagtcgagtgaaagtctaccaggcgaccagctctaacgtgccttataagcgacccgtgcctataaggaaggatatctctaagagagatataatgaaattctatcgttttcataacgactacggacacgacactaatgagtgtaaccaattgaaggaagaaattgagttcctgatcaggcagggaaatctaaggagatatgtgcgagccacaaaagggtctcagcgagaggctcaaggtggcaacgagcaggcgcctgcacgccaatgctcgccacctttacagccagctcttgtggcaggcacgttactcaccatctgtggtggcccacaccttgcaggggatagtgggaaggcaagggaacgatacgctcgaaccctatgccacgaccaggacatcgagatgatgagtgtggaggatcgagcaccaaaaaaggctcggacAGAGGAGGAATTAGTAACCTTATCtgaggacgatgcccagcacgtacgattcccacactctgatccgctggtcgttgacgttcaaattgccaacatgatggttaaaagggttttggtcgATATAGGAAGCTTGggcaacatcctatacaagtcctcattggaaagaatgaagttgtccgttaaagatttggagccatgcaaccaaaccatctatgatttttctggtgaagggctcgccccaactgggtcgattaggcttccagttatacactacaacaattttgctcaaatattacattaaaatataacataattttaGAAGTGCTATTGATATGGAGACAGGGAGAAAAAAAGACACGGTAAAAGAAAATTAGGCGGCAAATGAAACTCTTTTTGTCGCCTGAAATTGACCAAAAGAAcagcaaatgaaaaaaaaaacttatcccTAATCTGAAATCCCTACGcatgcctctctctctctctctcaaatcccTAATCTCTACCAGCGCCTGAACCACACCACAACGGCGGCAAAAACTTATCCCTAATCTCTCATTCAGTCTTTCTCTCATTCGCTCTCCCTTGCTCTTTCTCTCATTCGCTCTCTCACATTCTCTCGGCTTTCTAACCCTCACGCCATTGAACCACACCACAACCACACACCTGAAGCCTCCCTCACACCGGTACTCACGCAACTGAAGCACACCACGACCACGCCCATGCTGTAGTCATTGAGTCTctcatcccccccccccccctctgtGTTTATCTCTCCCGCTGCTGTCTCTCCTACTGGAGCAAGAACCCAGGCATCTCCCTCACGAGTCGCGTGCTTGCTATCTCTCCTGCTGGAAGCAAGAACCCAGCCATCTCCCTCACAAGTCGCGCGCTTGCTAACTCTCCTACTGGAAGCGCGAAACCAGGCCAGAGTATTCGAAACTGTGAGGTAATTTTTAATTTAGATTTCAATTTCATATCAGATCAtcaatgtatatgtatatatatatgtgtgtgtatttgTGTTGTTTGGCCTTGTTATTCTATTTTACTGTTTCTTAACAGTTTCGTTAGCTCTGTTAGTTTCTAACTTATCCTCTGTATAAAAAGAGCTAATTCCTCTTAATCGGTAAGATCAGTAAATTACccaaataagatggatttcggaAAAAAAGGGGCTTGATTTCTTGGACTTGAGTGAGAACCAGCTTGAAGGTGAGTTTCTAGAAATCCCAAAATCCATCACATTACATTTCTagctgtttcttttcttttttttttcagtgtCATTACATTGTTGTTTTGAAAGTTGATTATTTTAGCACTCTGATAGAGGATGTGTTCAATTTGAAGCAAATGAGGTTGATTGCAATGGATATGAGATGATATAAATTACTGGGACTTTGTTCAAGTAGTTGAACTTTGAggaataatgaatataattgtcTTTGATTGAGTGTTTTTATTTAagagttctgtttttttttttaataaattgagCTCTAAATTTACTTATTTGGGTCCCTTTTTCAACGGTGATTGGGATTCTTGGTTTGGAAGTTGAAACTCTTATTAGAGATTACAATGAATTTGGGAAAGATCTTTTTCGTGGGTTAGTCTTTTCATATAAATTTATTGTTGAAAAAGTGGGTGTTTGAcactttttttttatagatattttgaGGCATATTTTAAAGTGAAACTAAATCCACTATACAATTATTAGTGAAAAAGTCATAATAGATTTGTGTTCTCCTCACCTCAGTGAATATTTCAacaatatctttttcttatataTTTAATTGCAAACCAACTTTAATATCATAACTGAGAAATAATTGTTTGTTTAGGAGGTGTTCAGATTATGAACAAAAGTCTGTCACAAGAATTTCACTTTCTGAAAAAGCACTGAGGCCACTGAGAGGTTCATTTTACACAGATATCACGTGACTTCATTTGTGAATGTGTTCAAGTTTTAGTTAACTAATTTTGAGTTGGTATTATGATCAATATACGTGGTTTTATTGtataatttgtattattttttttgggACATAGATACATAACTTGAACACTAGGAATAAATTTCATTGTACAAATTTCATACTAATTCAAATGCTATTATTGAGCTTTTGAAAGTCATTTGTGAGCTGAGATGCATAGGGATTTcactttggattgactaatggaTTATGCATTTTTTGCCTTTTCTTTTTTCATTGTATTTTCAGTGAATATATTAGACCAATTCTATTGGCCCTCTCAGTTCTATTTTTCATTTAGCATTAATTGCAAATACGATACAAGGAATTTTTCATGTATGAGGTTCAAGTGGTGGAGCTATTGTTTCTCTTTTCTGTTTTTGACACTCTAACATTGCATATCTTAGTGGCCCTTCAACTTAGTTGCATTTCTGCTTTTGAGCATTTGTATCTTTCATTTCATATGAACATGCTTGTTTTGGTAAAAAAAACTTTGTGAATGTTTAGACATATACCTGCCCCTCTCATATTAGTTAAGCTTTTAATTTGTCTCATTCTTGGTTGACGAATACTTAATTCTTACTTTTTGCACTTTCTATTTATAACTTTGGCCACTGTATTATGACTTAGAAACACTTAGTTAGCTTTGATTTCTATCTTTTGCATGGTTGTTGAAGTAAGTACATCTGTGATGCTGAAAGTTTTCTTAATGTTTTCTAGGATGACATTGTTCTTAATTCTTTGTGCAGGCATGCACTTAGACTCTGATCTAGTGATGTTAAGCTTGAAGGAAATTGGAAAACTCAAGGTGAAATATTTTCATACAAGTATGCTTCATTTATAATCATGAAATTCTTTTATGTGTATGGTTTATCTACTCTCAGCATTGGAAGAAATGACCTACTGAGTTTGCTCTTACTTTTgatcccatctttattttctttgaGACTCAAGTTTTTGGCTCAAGAATTTACACTTAGTTTGGATCAAATTCAAGGTGTTGAGCTTTCTATTTCATCTCTATTCAATTAAGAAATTGAGTGACTTCATATTATTTTCATTTGCTACCTACATATATTTAAGTTAGCCCTTTCATTGAGCTAATTTTAATCAGAAAGTAAGTCAATAAAGAAAATTTTGCTATTATTTGTTCTAAAGTGCATTTTAGTTTTTATATGTGTTAAAAGAACcatagttttgattgtgttttctaAAGTACTAAAGTACCATTAACTTGATTTAAAATGTATGTTAAAgtgatatttgatttatttttaatcattatgTAACAAATTTTCATTACATGACTGGTTATGTTTTATTATTTGACataattttatgttttcttgcatattggttatttatattttctgttctataatatgtttgtttttttttttctagaacttttataaataaaccttatattttcacattatgGTTGTGTCAAGATCCTTTAAGTGGGCTTTAATTTGTTGGTTTTCCTTAAAGATTATTTCTTTGGTTTGTGTTGTtgcttttgtttttaataatttattttgctGCAGCTGATGAAGGTAAGTCATTTCCCCTTTAGTTCAggtttatataattttttgtgttggaattgtttctaattaagagaatacaaagagaaaaattAGAGATGTTTTAAGTGTAAGAATATGGTGCTTAATACTTAATGTTTGTGATTTGAGAATATGGATTTAGATTACCTTTTCTTTAGTCCTTTTGTTGGCTTTTGTGTATGAAATTTGGATTTTACAGATTTGATTTATGCATAttctataatatgattttatcagacttttattcatgtgaaaatatataatattgattGTATGGGTTTTGATCATAAATAATGAGATTTTTGTTTGGTGCTGTCATATTGCTTATATATGTCTCTATCtctatatttttattctctttgtaATATAGTTAAAACTTTTTTGGTAGGCTGCCTCCAAGAGAAGAGGCAAAATACTTGGTGTGCAAGCAATCTCTCACGAGAGACTCTTACTTTTGTTTGCAttttgcaagaggtatgccttttacctttgttttaatattatgcaaatgttagaggagtttgaatatcttaaatattcatccatagtgaagtaggttctgagatcattgttgtgtgctgtggtgataacggaaggttgagaacttgtgtgtcttagtgaagtaggatctgagaaatttgtgtgctgtggcgagataaggaagaaaacatgcATGCGTTTTTGAATTAGTTGAATTGATATTGGCAGATGGTTAGATGCTAGTCTAGGGGAAAATGGTGTTTGCTTTTATATAGACTTATCTAGTATAactattttataattgaattgtgtttgcttggttTGTTTGATGATTGGTACATTAATTAGATTGTTAAAAACATATACTTGTAAATGGTGTAATAATCTTTTTGTATAGTTTTTGAGGTCCTTTTCAGTTGTATTGCAAGCATCTCTGCCCGAGTTGCTTCTCTTTTTAAGGTCCTTTTCCTTCTTAAAGAAATCGAAATATCATTTTGTGTTGGCACTATAACAAAATCGGGTTTTAGAGATGAATTTTTTTCTCGCTAAAGCTTTCTAAATCCTTGTTATATCGAATAGCGATAATGAAATTGTCATTAAACTTGCTTGCTAATACTTTGTCTCTATTGCTGAACTATAGAGAGGACATTTAAAATCCTCGCTATTGCTCAGTAATAGAGAGGAAATTTTAATCACTATTTCATAGAATATTAGGTTGAGAAAAGTAGCAAGAAGGGTTTATGATTAGAGAAAAGGCTTTATCCTCGATTAAAATATAACTTTGATAAAAGAATATACACTTTTTTTATGTGACGACTTCTTGTACAAACAAACTATCTCCTATCTTCGTGATGAGGCACACTTAATTTAATTTTACTTTCCTAAGTATATTGTTGATCATAATCTATGTCAAGAATTTTACTCTGTTTGGTTTCTGAAAATACCAAAACAGAATGTAGACCAAGAACTTGGGACAAGTAGTCTAtgatatattcataaaaaaaaagttcCAATCAAATAAAAGTCATGAAATTAGCTTGATACTTTTGAGTTTGAGAACTTAGGATGGTAGTGATCCCCATTCATATGTGTATTTATAACCAATAGTCTTTGATAAGATGTATAGGACAGATATATCTATTGCATTGAAAGGAATGGTCAAGACTATAGCGAAAATTAGCTAGAAGGGGTCAAGTGAGGTATAGTCCTTGTGGAATCACATGGTATTGTCTAACCAGTCATCATTATGGATTCAAAGTTCAGATCTAGCTGCCCTAAAATAAAATACCAGTTCATTTTTCTTGGCCCCCAACCCCAACCCCACCAAACAACCTCAgaacataaaatttaaaatttgtaataAGATGTCTTAGGCATGTCTAATATCTGAAGGGACACATTTTCATATCAAAATTAGAGTAGCCATAACCATTTAAAATCATTATCTTCTCTTCCAATCTTATTGATGCATAATAGGACATGTCATTATCTGCTAAAATTATGCTTATTGAAGGctatttttcattatttacaGGCTGTTTTTTGTCAACAAAATGTAGAGATATATTTTTCAATACCAATATCATTTGTCTTGCCACAAAAGTCACAGCCTCTTTCTACACAAATAAATCATAGCACTAACAAAATTTGGTAGAAAACAATGTAGATCATACTCTTTACCTTCTCTTTTAAGATACAAGAAATTGTTTGACAAAGTTATAAATAGAAATTGCTCATTTGAATTTATATCTTAGGAAGAATTATGTCTTGGTGTGATATTTATGTTTTGCTTTCTATCTTcatctaaataaatatataaatataattgaaaTTTGTAACGGCCACAGAAGccaatgaataaataaatcataGCCTAAATGGTTGTTCACAAGTGTTTATTTGTTTCATTTGTTCCGAAGAGTAATTTTTCTACTACTGTTTGTTCTCTTATCACTTTCTTTAAACATTGCTTTGTAAGTATGCTCCTACTAATTCTATGTTGGCATTGAAAACTTTTGTGTCCAATAATTTCTCTTGATTCTAATTAAGAAACAAGGTTCCATTCATATAAAATTCATGGAAGAAAATTTCCAATGAAATCTTTGATTAAACCATGAGAAATTTTGAATGATTTATATCTTCACTTAATTAGTTCTGTTTTGCTTAAAGCCAATTTTTATCAAATAATATCTCTTGTACCAGCTTCAAAATCCATTGACCTTTTATTTGATTACttagaattaatcatgaatgcaaCGAATGAATGTTGATCATAGAGCCATTTTAGATCCCTGATAAGCCCCTCAAAGAAAAACATTGATTCTAATGAATGTTTCTTTGATATTAGTGGCTCACTAAACATTTCATTACCTGAAATACTATCttaagtaaattatttataaCTGTATTAGTTTGTAAATTATATTATCAAGACAGAGACCAAATAATATACCATGATAAGGATTCTATgtcatatttttatgaaaaaaattctAATACATTTTTTCTCTACAATTTCTTGCCCTTCTTTCCCTGCCCCACCACACCAACTCAGAACAATACAATTGCAATTAGATGTGTTAGGCATGTCCCATATCCACAGGGACACACATTTTCTTATCAAAACTAAAGTAACCCTTGCCTGAATGTTTTCTAGCAGTGTTCAcattttaaatcaaagttcaagaAGCTTAATAATCTCAACTCAAGTAATTAGGTCATTATTCCTTAAAAGGaaattatttcatcaaaatataccATAAGTGAATGAAACAGTACTAGAATTTTTTGGAATATATAACTTTAAGTAAAGTGTAGTAAACTTCGGAAAGTAATGGAAGAGACCGTGAACACATAGCTCTCAAAATTAGTGGCTAGATCATTTTCTAAACCATTTTCTTTCAGGGTCATCTAAAGTGAATTTGATGTCTTTGAAACAAGATTACTTGGAATGGAGAATGTTACAATGTACCTACATTTGGACTACGTTTTTATTTCTTGACGGTGGAAGAGCTGTGCAGGTAATATTCTCCTTTGTGTCTTCTACCTCAACCACTTGAATCATATGGTTGAGGCCTAGTTGTAATCAACAGCTATTCTAGAGCTTGGATGTAAAATCATAATATCCAAATCTGCATTTTAGGTGCAGCCATGTTTTGAACCCTGTGATTGTTGTAGTGGGTGGCAAGTTTCTTGACAAAACAGTCTTCAAGATAACCCATAAATCTAAATACCACCATTCCAATGATTATATCCACATTATTATGCACTCTAAATATTAGTTGACCATTTGTTTAATTTGAGTGCAAGCTTTCTCCCTGGGCCTGTATATAAGTTGAAATTGTATTATGAATTTAGTTGGGAAATTATTTTAGAAATTCCATGTTTGAGAAACATACATATTTCTCTTTATAAGTCCTCTTAGAAGTATCATATTAGAATTACTTTAATTTGTAGAGCATTTGTCACAATCTATTTGCATGTATCCACAGGGCGCTTTTGGAAAAAATGCTCTAGTTGGATTTGGTTTGACAACTTACACAATGCTTGGATTAGGAGTGGTAATATCTCTTTGAACCTTACCATAATGATTTTACTTTGGGTATTTGTCTCTATTAGTCTTTGAACAATACTCTACTTATTACAATTTAGCAGCTTAGTccctaaaattttaatattttagtaattaagTCCTTTTTACTaacaaaattgaattttttactGAATAAATTAGCAAGAATTATGCAGATTAAGAATTTATCTTTGACTTCTATCGTTGTGCTTAGTTTATGCTTTGTACTCTTTGTGGTGTTTCATATATAATCTCAACAGAACAATACCTTCACTCTATTGTGACATTTTAATTAATACAAGGCAAtttggttctgttttttttttttttataaaagccctagaattaccactttaagtaattgctggtgtgattccattattacactcgaatattacaggtgtgtagatgtgactggagcttacagtgctctaaagacggagcttaacataagcttgacagcaataggccttttgtggactacaactggctttattgcaaagaggattacacatggacctgtggaggaaagggaaacaagaaagggaaacaggtatatgacgagtgcacaacaaatggactcacaacaaagacaagtgcacaaaggatgatgaattgaaggatggagcaagttttgtgcatggtttacttttgtgtatcttgtaattttttgtttttcatttttgaagtaaaaaatgttcaagattataatactttattatgttatgctttcaaatttaagttagaactaagatctcatgaaatagacacatttagagtttgaattagttattgtttaatgtaatacttatggtttatcaatctattgagaattatattttatgattaattttgatttttttttatcaaaatacaataatgaaaatcttttaattaaacaaaaaacttataagtaccattatcacaataaaaaaccttaatatgttatgatttagaaacatattataagcgtaaaaaatcgttatggtttatataatataacaa
It encodes the following:
- the LOC133816150 gene encoding uncharacterized protein LOC133816150 isoform X1 is translated as MVVEVSTSVMLKVFLMFSRMTLFLILCAGMHLDSDLVMLSLKEIGKLKAASKRRGKILGVQAISHERLLLLFAFCKRCVDVTGAYSALKTELNISLTAIGLLWTTTGFIAKRITHGPVEERETRKGNRYMTSAQQMDSQQRQVHKG
- the LOC133816150 gene encoding uncharacterized protein LOC133816150 isoform X2, translated to MHLDSDLVMLSLKEIGKLKAASKRRGKILGVQAISHERLLLLFAFCKRCVDVTGAYSALKTELNISLTAIGLLWTTTGFIAKRITHGPVEERETRKGNRYMTSAQQMDSQQRQVHKG